In a genomic window of Bordetella petrii:
- a CDS encoding LacI family DNA-binding transcriptional regulator — protein MATIQDVARLANVSVSSVSNVLNGRSERMREETYARIQQAIDKLGYRPSQIARHLKTGHIPILGMLVPTTSNPSFGQLAVAVEEVAQRKHDYRVLVCNTYRDKQLEAKVLDELIGLGIRAVIVISSLNDERHIEAAIDRGLAVVSYDLGIDPARPAKHDHVLPDNRLAGQLAASHLIAHGHRHLAFVKPKGATISRREKIEGFMQAVRQSGEQCSAQIIDIDDGTRFGDGELGQLGFQAAQQISRLAQRPTGIAAVNDMTAIGLMAGLRHCGLSVPEDVSVIGMDNISMSEFAWPPLTTVATPVADVAETMVEQAIARIRQPSLAPREFSFPPRLVERQSVAAPAVTVSTAQASGGKP, from the coding sequence ATGGCAACCATCCAGGATGTCGCCCGCCTGGCCAATGTTTCGGTCAGCTCGGTGTCCAACGTATTGAATGGCCGTAGCGAACGGATGCGCGAAGAAACCTACGCGCGCATCCAGCAGGCCATCGACAAGCTGGGATACCGGCCAAGCCAGATCGCGCGGCACCTGAAAACCGGCCACATCCCCATCCTGGGCATGCTGGTGCCCACCACGTCCAATCCCTCGTTCGGCCAACTGGCCGTCGCGGTCGAAGAGGTGGCCCAGCGCAAGCACGACTACCGTGTGCTGGTGTGCAACACCTATCGCGACAAGCAGTTGGAAGCCAAGGTGCTCGACGAGCTCATCGGCCTTGGCATCCGGGCGGTGATCGTGATTTCCTCGCTCAACGACGAACGGCACATCGAAGCCGCGATCGACCGCGGGCTGGCCGTCGTCAGCTACGACCTGGGCATAGACCCGGCCCGGCCGGCCAAGCACGATCACGTCTTGCCCGACAACCGGCTGGCCGGGCAGTTGGCGGCCAGCCATCTCATTGCGCACGGCCACCGGCACCTGGCGTTCGTCAAGCCCAAGGGCGCCACCATCAGCCGCCGCGAGAAAATCGAGGGTTTCATGCAAGCCGTGCGGCAGTCTGGCGAGCAATGCTCGGCGCAGATCATCGACATCGACGACGGCACGCGCTTCGGCGACGGCGAGCTGGGCCAGCTGGGCTTCCAGGCGGCGCAACAGATTTCCAGGCTGGCCCAGCGCCCCACCGGAATCGCCGCAGTGAACGACATGACGGCCATCGGCCTGATGGCGGGACTGCGTCATTGCGGCCTGTCGGTGCCTGAGGACGTTTCGGTCATCGGCATGGACAACATCTCGATGTCGGAGTTCGCCTGGCCGCCGCTCACCACCGTCGCCACGCCGGTCGCCGATGTGGCTGAAACCATGGTGGAGCAGGCCATTGCCCGCATCCGCCAGCCGTCGCTGGCGCCACGCGAGTTCAGTTTCCCGCCGCGGCTGGTCGAACGGCAGTCCGTCGCTGCCCCCGCCGTCACGGTTTCTACGGCGCAGGCCTCGGGCGGAAAGCCATGA
- a CDS encoding amidohydrolase family protein — MTTPPNAALPRRWPLPAGGCDCHIHIYDLDRHPLPQASPVSPPRATWSDYLALRARLGLSRCVIVQPMGYGFNNACTLSALRAARGSARAIVSMPAHASDAELARWARAGVVGVRFQMVPGSGSLLSWADLPGVARRIAALDWHINLQLDGRTLPDREALLARLPCRVVIDHVGKFLEPVPTRHRAFASLLRLLDTGKVWVKLSAMYETSHAGAPAYQDVGRLAEALVRHNPERCLWASNWPHPGQFERPDDRGLLALLDAWCPSASVRDQILEGNPAQLYGF, encoded by the coding sequence ATGACCACGCCGCCCAACGCCGCGCTGCCGCGCCGCTGGCCCCTGCCGGCCGGGGGTTGCGACTGCCACATACATATCTACGACCTGGACCGTCACCCGCTGCCGCAGGCCTCGCCCGTGTCCCCGCCGCGCGCCACCTGGAGCGACTACCTGGCGCTGCGCGCCCGCCTGGGCCTGTCACGCTGCGTGATCGTGCAGCCCATGGGCTATGGCTTCAACAATGCCTGCACCTTGAGCGCGCTGCGGGCCGCGCGGGGCTCGGCGCGCGCCATCGTGTCCATGCCCGCGCACGCGTCCGACGCCGAGCTGGCGCGTTGGGCGCGGGCCGGCGTGGTGGGCGTGCGCTTCCAGATGGTGCCCGGCAGCGGCAGCCTGCTGAGCTGGGCCGACTTGCCTGGCGTTGCCCGCCGCATTGCCGCGCTGGACTGGCACATCAATCTGCAGCTCGACGGCCGCACGCTGCCCGATCGCGAGGCGCTGCTGGCGCGCCTGCCTTGCCGCGTCGTCATCGACCACGTGGGCAAGTTTTTGGAGCCGGTCCCGACCCGGCACCGCGCCTTCGCGTCGCTGCTGCGCCTGCTCGATACGGGCAAGGTGTGGGTCAAGCTGTCTGCAATGTATGAAACCTCGCACGCCGGCGCGCCCGCCTACCAAGATGTCGGCCGGCTGGCCGAAGCCCTGGTGCGCCATAACCCCGAACGTTGCCTATGGGCCAGCAACTGGCCGCACCCCGGCCAGTTCGAGCGCCCCGATGACCGCGGCCTGCTGGCGCTGCTGGACGCCTGGTGCCCGTCGGCATCGGTGCGCGACCAGATACTGGAAGGCAATCCGGCGCAGTTGTACGGGTTCTGA
- a CDS encoding hydroxyacid dehydrogenase produces MTRIFLTHNRAALRHYYGEPAYRMLAGMAQVAFHDSDSEPTQDDIVRQARDCDILVSFRIPPIDARLLAALPRLAAVCRVAVDIRNIDVDYASRHGILVMRATPGFGASVAEWVVGAMVMLARHMGPATCAYQNGQRPVPLMGTELRAATLGIIGYGTIGRYLAGLARAFGMRLVINDPHVRVDTEPGVTQATLDELLAQSDFVVCLAPAIAETARLINLPAFRKMKPSAYFINASRAELVDEDDLLQALDAGLIAGCALDVGSAQDQMPPARLAAHPRVVATPHIGGLTPQASEHQAMDSVRQVRALLEGRMPECSVNAAHATRARDRFGLRLPAQ; encoded by the coding sequence ATGACCCGCATCTTCCTGACGCACAACCGCGCGGCGCTGAGGCACTACTACGGCGAGCCCGCCTACCGCATGCTGGCCGGAATGGCGCAGGTGGCGTTTCACGACAGCGACAGCGAGCCTACCCAGGACGACATCGTCCGCCAGGCGCGCGACTGCGACATTCTGGTGAGTTTTCGCATTCCGCCCATCGACGCGCGGCTCCTGGCGGCGTTGCCGCGCCTGGCGGCAGTCTGCCGCGTGGCCGTGGACATCCGTAACATCGATGTCGACTATGCCAGCCGGCACGGCATCCTGGTCATGCGGGCGACGCCGGGCTTTGGCGCTTCCGTGGCGGAATGGGTGGTGGGGGCGATGGTGATGCTGGCGCGGCATATGGGCCCGGCCACCTGCGCCTATCAGAACGGCCAGCGGCCGGTGCCGCTCATGGGCACCGAACTGCGCGCGGCCACGCTGGGCATCATCGGCTATGGCACCATCGGGCGCTACCTGGCCGGCCTGGCGCGCGCGTTCGGCATGCGGCTGGTCATCAACGACCCGCACGTGCGGGTCGACACCGAACCCGGTGTCACGCAGGCCACGCTGGACGAGCTTCTGGCGCAGTCCGATTTCGTGGTCTGCCTGGCCCCTGCCATCGCTGAAACGGCCCGGTTGATAAACCTGCCGGCATTTCGCAAGATGAAGCCATCAGCCTATTTCATCAATGCGTCGCGTGCCGAGCTGGTCGACGAAGACGATCTGCTGCAGGCGCTGGATGCAGGCCTGATCGCCGGCTGCGCCCTCGACGTCGGCTCGGCGCAAGACCAGATGCCGCCAGCCCGGCTGGCCGCTCACCCCAGGGTGGTCGCCACGCCGCACATCGGCGGGCTGACGCCGCAGGCCTCCGAGCACCAGGCGATGGATTCGGTGCGGCAGGTGCGCGCCTTGCTCGAAGGCCGCATGCCGGAATGCAGCGTGAATGCCGCGCACGCCACCCGCGCGCGCGACCGGTTCGGCCTGCGGCTGCCCGCGCAATGA